Within Chitinispirillales bacterium, the genomic segment AAAAATAAAGTATTTTAATCATAAGCGATAAACATTAAAACAGGTAAAGACAACCCGAAAATGAAACTGATTCTCGCGCCGCTTCAAGGAATTACTAATTGCGTTTTTCGCAGGATTTATCATAAACATTTTCCGTATTTTGATTGTGCGGTTGCGCCGTTTGTTTCTCCAAACGCTGCCGAAAAATCAGGCGGTGCGCTTTTTCACGATTTACTTTTGAAAGAAAATGAAAACGGCATATCGCTTGAACCGCAGATTCTTTTGAACAATCCGGATGTTTTTTATCCGTTTTTGGACAAGATTTATAATTTGGGGTATAAAAAAATTAACATAAATATGGGCTGTCCGGCGCAGATTGTCGTCAAAAAAAATAAAGGCAGTGCGCTTTTGGAACGTTTGGATTTAGTAGATTCTATATTAAAAAGAATGTCTGCCGACAGCCGATTTGAATTTTCGGTAAAACTTCGATTGGGAGTTATATCCAAAGACAGTATCTTTGATGTTTTGCCAATAATAGAAAAATACGAACCGAGTGAAATAATTCTTCATCCGCGAACCGCTCAAATGCAGTATTCGGGAAACGCCGATTTGAAAAAATTTGAGGAAGTCGCGCAAAAAACGACGATGAAGATTGTTTATAACGGCGATATTTTCTCAATTTCAAAATATCAAAAAATAAATTCGCTTTTTTGCGGCGGAATTTCCGGCGTAATGATCGGACGGGGAGTAATTGTAAATCCGTTTTTGAGCGGTTTGATAAAAGGGAAAGGATACACAAAAAATCCAAAAGAAAAGATTCGCCTGTTTGTTGACGATTTATTAGAAGAATACGAGAAAAAGTATTTCGGCGAGATTCCGGTTTTGGGGAAAATGAAAGAATTGTGGAGATACTTGCGGTTTTCGTTTGAAGGCTGCGATAAGTATGTGAAAAAAATTCTGAAATCCACTGCGATTTCTTCATATCGAAAACATTCGGACGAGGTTTTTGAAAAAACAAGTTTTTGCGAATTTCCAAACGTCGATAACATAGATTACTGAAAATGGCGGAGTTGTAAACCGTTAAGAAACAAATATATAAAAAATAATTTCCCGCTTGGACAGTATCGCTCTAAATACGGCGAACAAAGGTAAATTTTATAAAAAGTCAATAAATTTTAAGCAAACTCTATAAAAAAAATTACAGAGTACCTGTGGTGACCGTTCAACGCTGTATCGTCATTGAGAACCAATTTGTCGGCAAAGCAATCCGGTAGTCGTACCATCGCCCATTGTTTGTTTATAGATTGCTTCGTCGTTACACTCCTCGCAATGACGAATTGCCGTTACTCACTCTTTTCATCGTCATTGCGAGCGAAGCGAAGCAATCCAGTTACCACGTTACCGTCT encodes:
- a CDS encoding tRNA-dihydrouridine synthase family protein, which produces MKLILAPLQGITNCVFRRIYHKHFPYFDCAVAPFVSPNAAEKSGGALFHDLLLKENENGISLEPQILLNNPDVFYPFLDKIYNLGYKKININMGCPAQIVVKKNKGSALLERLDLVDSILKRMSADSRFEFSVKLRLGVISKDSIFDVLPIIEKYEPSEIILHPRTAQMQYSGNADLKKFEEVAQKTTMKIVYNGDIFSISKYQKINSLFCGGISGVMIGRGVIVNPFLSGLIKGKGYTKNPKEKIRLFVDDLLEEYEKKYFGEIPVLGKMKELWRYLRFSFEGCDKYVKKILKSTAISSYRKHSDEVFEKTSFCEFPNVDNIDY